From the Natrarchaeobaculum aegyptiacum genome, one window contains:
- a CDS encoding acyl-CoA mutase large subunit family protein, with product MFDDDELEAIRDAREEWVTETLEATLERRDERRDRFATVSNLEVDRLYTPADVADLDYLEDLGFPGQEPYTRGAYPTMYRGRTWTMRQFAGFGTAEETNERFHYLIDEGQTGLSVAFDMPTLMGIDSDDPMSDGEVGKEGVAVDTLRDMEILFDDIDLEEISTSFTINPSAPVIYAMYVALADQQGVPREKLRGTLQNDMFKEFIAQKEWVVPPEPSLELVTDVLEFSTEETPKFHPISVSGYHIREAGSTAVQELAFTLADGFGYVEDAVDRGLEVDEFAPRLSFFFNCHNSLLEEVAKFRAARRLYARVMDEWYDAEADESRRLKFHTQTAGQSLTAQQPLNNVVRVTIQALAGVFGGTQSLHTNSFDEALALPSEEAVRVALRTQQIIAEESGVADVVDPLGGSYAIESLTTQFEERAMAYLEEIRDMGNGSVRDGILQGIDDGYFHREIQDASYEYQTRVERGEEVVVGVNEYTLEEDTSPDVLQVDETTQERQLARLEEVKARRDDDAVAETLDALAEASEEGENVLPYVVDAVKAYVTMGEIMAIFEDQYGAYSEPIGLA from the coding sequence ATGTTCGACGACGACGAGCTCGAGGCGATCCGCGACGCCCGGGAGGAGTGGGTGACGGAAACCCTCGAGGCGACCCTCGAGCGCAGGGACGAACGCCGGGACCGGTTCGCCACGGTCTCGAACCTCGAGGTCGACCGGCTCTACACGCCCGCCGACGTCGCCGACCTCGACTACCTCGAGGACCTCGGCTTCCCCGGGCAAGAACCCTACACGCGCGGGGCCTATCCGACGATGTACCGCGGGCGGACGTGGACGATGCGCCAGTTCGCCGGCTTCGGAACGGCCGAGGAGACCAACGAGCGGTTCCACTACCTGATCGACGAGGGTCAGACGGGGCTCTCGGTCGCCTTCGACATGCCGACGCTGATGGGAATCGACTCGGACGATCCGATGAGCGACGGCGAGGTGGGCAAAGAGGGCGTCGCAGTCGACACGCTTCGGGACATGGAAATCCTCTTCGACGACATCGACCTCGAGGAGATCTCGACGTCGTTCACCATCAACCCCTCCGCGCCCGTCATCTACGCGATGTACGTCGCGCTGGCCGACCAGCAGGGCGTCCCTCGCGAAAAGCTCCGTGGCACCCTTCAGAACGACATGTTCAAGGAGTTCATCGCCCAGAAGGAGTGGGTCGTCCCGCCGGAGCCGTCGCTCGAGCTGGTCACCGACGTCCTCGAGTTCTCGACCGAGGAGACCCCGAAGTTCCATCCAATCTCCGTCTCGGGCTATCACATCCGTGAAGCTGGCTCCACTGCCGTCCAGGAACTCGCCTTTACGCTCGCAGACGGCTTCGGGTACGTCGAAGACGCCGTCGACCGCGGGCTCGAGGTCGACGAGTTCGCCCCCAGACTCTCTTTTTTCTTCAACTGTCACAACTCGCTGCTCGAGGAGGTCGCGAAGTTCCGGGCTGCCCGGCGACTCTACGCCCGCGTGATGGACGAGTGGTACGACGCCGAGGCCGACGAGTCCAGGCGCCTGAAGTTCCACACCCAGACCGCGGGCCAGTCGCTGACCGCCCAACAGCCGCTGAACAACGTCGTCAGGGTGACGATCCAGGCGCTGGCCGGCGTCTTCGGTGGCACCCAGTCGCTGCACACGAACAGCTTCGACGAGGCACTCGCGCTTCCCTCCGAGGAGGCCGTCCGCGTCGCCCTGCGAACCCAGCAGATCATCGCCGAGGAGTCCGGCGTCGCAGACGTCGTCGACCCGCTCGGGGGAAGCTACGCGATCGAGTCCCTGACCACCCAGTTCGAAGAGCGGGCGATGGCCTACCTCGAGGAGATTCGCGACATGGGTAACGGCTCGGTCAGGGACGGCATCCTGCAGGGAATCGACGACGGCTACTTCCACCGGGAGATCCAGGACGCGTCCTACGAGTACCAGACCCGCGTCGAGCGCGGCGAGGAAGTCGTCGTTGGTGTCAACGAGTACACCCTCGAGGAAGACACCAGCCCGGACGTCCTGCAGGTCGACGAAACCACCCAGGAACGACAGCTCGCTCGACTCGAGGAGGTCAAAGCGAGGCGCGACGACGACGCAGTGGCGGAGACGCTCGACGCACTGGCCGAGGCGAGCGAGGAGGGTGAAAACGTGCTACCGTACGTCGTCGACGCAGTGAAAGCGTACGTCACGATGGGCGAGATCATGGCGATCTTCGAGGACCAGTACGGTGCCTACAGCGAGCCCATTGGGCTGGCCTGA